A window of Staphylococcus lloydii genomic DNA:
AAGAGTTGAAAGTGATAGTGTGAAATTATTTTTGAAAAAAATATAAACAATTTTAATATTTAAGTTTTAGAAGATGTGAAAACGGATAAATTAATAATATGGATGAGATGATTCCAACGATATATGTAGTAATCATTGTAGCGATATTGCTATGTTGTGTTGAAATACATCAATAATTCAATTTGAATGTTCATAAGAAAAAATATCCTTCAATTATTTTTTCAATAATCGGTTTTGTATTGTTTTCTTTTGTAGCGATTGAGCAATACAAAACTGATTGCGTTAACAAACATATTAGTAGAGATAGTGATTTATTATAAAATGAGTAAGCATATAAAATAGGGGGCTAGACAAAGTATAGTACTTTGTCTAGCCCCCTATAATAATTAAGGAAAATAAAAAAGCAACCGCATGGTTGCTTTTTTTATTAATGAATGTAGTTATAGCTTGAAGCTTCACTAGCAGAGATAGTACGTGATGATACTACACCAGCACCGTGACCATAGTTCATTTCTGAAACTTTAACTGAACCATTGCTTCCAACGCTTTCAACGTATGCAACGTGTCCATAAGCACCAGCAGATGATTGTAAAATTGAACCTGCTTTTGGTGTGTTGTTTACAGTGTAACCTGAAGATGCAGCAGCGCTTGCCCAGTTTCTAGCGTCTCCCCAAGTAGAACCAATTTTACCGCCAACTTTGTCGTATACATAGTATGTACATTGACCAGAAGTGTATAAATTGTTTGATGAACCTGAAGTGCTAGCGATTGAGTTAGCTGAGCTTGATGGTGCAGTTTGAGTTGTTACTTTGATGTTGTGATTAGAAGTTGAGTTAGAAACTGCGCCTCTTCCACCAGTTGTATTATTGTTTGCTGTATATGATTGAGTCGCGTTTGAAGTTGACCCAGC
This region includes:
- a CDS encoding CHAP domain-containing protein — protein: MKKIATATIATAGIATVAFAHHDAQAAENNNGGYNPNDPTSYSYTYTIDQQGNYHYDWKGNWNPSQANHNNNSNVNYSNNAGSTSNATQSYTANNNTTGGRGAVSNSTSNHNIKVTTQTAPSSSANSIASTSGSSNNLYTSGQCTYYVYDKVGGKIGSTWGDARNWASAAASSGYTVNNTPKAGSILQSSAGAYGHVAYVESVGSNGSVKVSEMNYGHGAGVVSSRTISASEASSYNYIH